Proteins co-encoded in one Methylobacterium sp. WL1 genomic window:
- a CDS encoding DUF3455 domain-containing protein, whose amino-acid sequence MAEPAGLEPPPGSVAIARLAARGVQVYACIAAENGPAWGPAKPEAELVQPDGSTVGRHFEGPVWEAQDGSRVLGTVIAQVPAPRPQAVAWLLLSGRTSGTGLLAGTQYVLRSDTVGGEKPQGVCMPGQTARVPYSATYTFYR is encoded by the coding sequence TTGGCCGAACCGGCGGGCCTGGAACCGCCGCCCGGCAGCGTGGCGATCGCGCGTCTCGCCGCCCGGGGCGTGCAGGTCTATGCCTGCATCGCTGCCGAGAACGGCCCGGCCTGGGGCCCCGCCAAGCCCGAGGCCGAACTCGTCCAGCCGGATGGAAGCACGGTCGGGCGCCACTTCGAGGGACCGGTCTGGGAGGCGCAGGACGGATCCCGGGTGCTCGGTACCGTCATCGCTCAGGTGCCCGCACCGCGACCCCAGGCGGTCGCGTGGCTGCTACTCTCCGGCCGGACGTCCGGAACCGGGTTGCTCGCCGGAACGCAGTATGTCCTGCGCAGCGACACGGTCGGCGGTGAGAAACCGCAGGGCGTCTGCATGCCGGGCCAGACGGCGCGGGTGCCCTACAGCGCGACCTACACCTTCTATCGCTGA
- a CDS encoding PAS domain-containing methyl-accepting chemotaxis protein encodes MFKRTVYNEAQAKLDALDRSLAIIEFSMDGQVLSANHNFLHLMKYTLADVQGKHHRIFVEPMAAKSPEYTEFWSKLKDGQYVTGEFLRIDKNGTEVWLEATYNPVLDARGKPVKVVKFAADISAKKNDIDRLMSMIDNMPVAVMTADPRNEFKINYLNATSRRTLGPLEQWLPIKVDEMLDHSFDVFHKNPRHQRNMLADASRLPHRTKIKVGPETLDLQVTAVNDRKGNYIGPMLTWAVVSAQVNMSIDVSRVVDAVGSAIREMQHSAEGLTQSADSARQKASSVAANSEQMNGAIQEISGQVGRVSERARQIAVQAETTDATMRQLAENAREVDAVVGMIKSIAGQTNLLALNATIEAARAGAAGRGFAVVASEVKALAEQTAKATGEITQQVAAIQSATGEAVGAIEMITAAVAELSTLTLAMASAVEEQAVSTHEMSGNIGGVSQAANATGQLAEAVLGVAESLAGHSADLSESVTRFMKSA; translated from the coding sequence ATGTTCAAGAGAACCGTCTATAACGAGGCGCAGGCCAAGCTTGACGCCCTGGACCGGTCGTTGGCGATCATCGAATTCTCGATGGACGGGCAAGTCCTGAGTGCCAACCACAACTTTTTGCACCTGATGAAGTACACCCTTGCGGATGTACAAGGCAAACATCATCGCATCTTTGTCGAACCGATGGCTGCCAAGTCGCCAGAGTACACGGAGTTCTGGTCGAAGCTGAAGGACGGTCAGTACGTCACCGGTGAATTCCTGCGGATCGACAAGAACGGCACGGAGGTCTGGCTGGAGGCGACCTACAACCCCGTCCTCGACGCGCGCGGCAAGCCGGTGAAGGTGGTCAAGTTCGCGGCCGACATCTCGGCCAAGAAGAACGATATCGATCGGCTGATGTCGATGATCGACAACATGCCGGTCGCGGTGATGACCGCCGATCCCCGCAACGAGTTCAAGATCAACTACCTGAACGCGACCTCGCGCCGGACCCTCGGGCCGCTGGAGCAATGGCTGCCGATCAAGGTCGACGAGATGCTCGACCACTCCTTCGACGTGTTCCACAAGAACCCGCGTCACCAGCGTAACATGCTGGCGGATGCGAGCCGGCTGCCGCACCGGACCAAGATCAAGGTCGGGCCGGAGACCCTCGATCTGCAGGTCACCGCCGTCAACGACCGGAAGGGCAATTACATCGGACCGATGCTGACCTGGGCCGTCGTATCCGCGCAGGTGAATATGTCCATCGACGTCAGCCGTGTCGTCGATGCCGTGGGTTCGGCGATCCGCGAGATGCAGCATTCGGCCGAGGGGCTGACGCAGTCGGCCGATTCCGCTCGGCAGAAGGCCTCGTCCGTGGCGGCGAACTCCGAGCAGATGAACGGCGCGATCCAGGAGATCTCGGGTCAGGTCGGACGGGTCTCCGAGCGCGCCCGCCAGATCGCGGTGCAGGCCGAGACCACGGACGCGACGATGCGGCAGCTCGCCGAGAACGCCCGGGAGGTCGACGCGGTGGTCGGCATGATCAAGTCGATCGCCGGGCAGACCAACCTCCTGGCGCTGAATGCCACGATCGAGGCCGCGCGGGCGGGCGCCGCCGGCCGGGGCTTCGCGGTGGTGGCGAGCGAGGTCAAGGCTCTGGCCGAGCAGACCGCGAAGGCCACCGGCGAGATCACCCAGCAGGTTGCGGCGATCCAGAGCGCAACCGGCGAGGCGGTCGGAGCGATCGAGATGATCACCGCCGCCGTCGCCGAGCTCTCGACGCTGACCCTGGCGATGGCGAGCGCTGTCGAGGAGCAGGCGGTCTCGACGCACGAGATGTCCGGCAATATCGGCGGCGTTTCGCAGGCCGCCAATGCCACCGGTCAACTGGCGGAAGCTGTCCTGGGAGTCGCCGAGAGCCTCGCCGGACACTCAGCGGATCTCTCGGAGAGTGTCACGCGGTTCATGAAATCCGCCTGA
- a CDS encoding CorA family divalent cation transporter: MLSLHGPEGAVTPERGGPIPGNAVWLDLNDPSSEEAAAVEAATGLRVPSRAALSEVESSSRLRRVKGGLSLSTPMITFERSDSQLKPLGFLLSKDHLVTIRFHDMRAIDSSEKRIADGDGSVTPSEIFLVILEELVDSLADALEDMASELDTLSTRIFDFDVRGADRRRLESPPPRRRDLALRRILRGISNRGKVLGKIRASLLGLERIVPFVSAACEGLGLPGDGRFETIRRDIDSLDEFETRLAENVQFLLDATLGLINIEQNNVFRVLTVVSVVGVPPTLIASMYGMNFKHMPELDWAYGYPYALALILISALAPIVYFRSRGWF; encoded by the coding sequence ATGCTGAGCCTCCACGGACCCGAAGGCGCGGTGACGCCTGAACGCGGCGGCCCGATTCCCGGCAATGCCGTCTGGCTCGATCTGAACGACCCGAGTTCCGAGGAGGCCGCCGCCGTGGAAGCGGCCACCGGCCTGCGCGTACCGTCCCGGGCCGCACTGTCGGAGGTGGAATCCTCCAGCCGGCTGCGGCGCGTGAAGGGCGGGCTGTCGCTCTCGACGCCGATGATCACCTTCGAGCGCAGTGATTCCCAGTTGAAACCGCTGGGGTTCCTCCTGTCGAAGGATCACCTCGTCACGATCCGGTTCCATGACATGCGCGCGATCGACTCGTCGGAGAAGCGCATCGCCGACGGCGACGGCAGCGTGACGCCGAGCGAGATCTTCCTCGTGATCCTGGAGGAGTTGGTCGACAGCCTCGCGGACGCCCTGGAGGACATGGCCTCCGAACTCGACACGCTGTCCACGCGGATCTTCGACTTCGATGTCCGCGGCGCCGACCGCCGTCGGCTCGAAAGCCCGCCGCCCCGCCGCCGCGACCTGGCGCTGCGGCGGATCCTGCGCGGCATCAGCAACCGTGGGAAGGTTCTCGGGAAGATCCGCGCGAGCCTGCTCGGCCTGGAGCGGATCGTGCCGTTCGTGTCGGCCGCTTGCGAAGGGCTCGGCCTGCCCGGCGACGGTCGCTTCGAGACGATCCGGCGCGACATCGACTCCCTGGACGAGTTCGAGACGCGGCTTGCCGAGAACGTTCAGTTCCTCCTCGACGCCACATTGGGGCTCATCAACATCGAGCAGAACAACGTCTTCCGGGTACTGACGGTGGTGTCTGTGGTTGGTGTGCCGCCGACGCTGATCGCCTCGATGTACGGCATGAACTTCAAGCACATGCCGGAGCTGGACTGGGCCTACGGATATCCCTACGCCCTCGCGCTTATTTTGATCAGCGCTCTCGCTCCAATTGTATATTTCCGAAGCCGCGGGTGGTTCTGA
- the groES gene encoding co-chaperone GroES, with product MKFRPLHDRVVVRRIEGEEKTKGGIIIPDTAKEKPQEGEIVAVGPGARDEQGRVNALDVKAGDRVLFGKWSGTEVKIDGQDLLIMKESDIMGVVAA from the coding sequence ATGAAGTTCCGTCCGCTGCACGACCGCGTGGTCGTCCGTCGCATCGAGGGCGAGGAGAAGACCAAGGGCGGCATCATCATTCCGGACACCGCCAAGGAGAAGCCGCAGGAAGGCGAGATCGTCGCCGTCGGTCCCGGCGCTCGCGACGAGCAGGGCCGCGTCAACGCGCTCGACGTGAAGGCGGGGGACCGCGTCCTGTTCGGCAAGTGGTCCGGCACCGAGGTCAAGATCGACGGTCAGGACCTCCTGATCATGAAAGAATCCGACATCATGGGCGTCGTCGCCGCCTGA
- the groL gene encoding chaperonin GroEL (60 kDa chaperone family; promotes refolding of misfolded polypeptides especially under stressful conditions; forms two stacked rings of heptamers to form a barrel-shaped 14mer; ends can be capped by GroES; misfolded proteins enter the barrel where they are refolded when GroES binds), with protein sequence MAAKDVRFSADARDKMLRGVDILADAVKVTLGPKGRNVVIEKSFGAPRITKDGVTVAKEIELADKFENMGAQMVREVASKTNDIAGDGTTTATVLAQAIVREGAKYVAAGINPMDLKRGIDLATAAAVKDIIARAKKVSTSDEVAQVGTISANGDKEIGEMIAHAMQKVGNEGVITVEEAKTAETELDVVEGMQFDRGYLSPYFITNAEKMVAELEDPYILIHEKKLSSLQAMLPVLEAVVQTGKPLLIIAEDIEGEALATLVVNKLRGGLKVAAVKAPGFGDRRKAMLEDIAILTKGQMIAEDLGIKLENVTLDMLGRAKRVRIEKENTTIIDGVGEKTDIEGRISQIKAQIEETTSDYDREKLQERLAKLAGGVAVIRVGGATEVEVKEKKDRVDDALNATRAAVEEGIVPGGGTALLRAKKAVAALKSDVPDVQAGIKIVLKALEAPIRQIAQNAGVEGSIVVGKITDNTSSETYGFNAQTEEYVDMIQAGIVDPAKVVRTALQDAASVAGLLVTTEAMVADAPKKDGGAPAMPGGGGMGGMDF encoded by the coding sequence ATGGCAGCGAAAGACGTTCGTTTCTCCGCCGACGCCCGCGATAAGATGCTGCGCGGCGTCGATATCCTTGCCGACGCGGTGAAGGTGACGCTGGGCCCGAAGGGCCGCAACGTTGTGATCGAGAAGAGCTTCGGCGCCCCGCGCATCACCAAGGACGGCGTCACCGTCGCCAAGGAGATCGAGCTCGCCGACAAGTTCGAGAACATGGGCGCCCAGATGGTGCGCGAAGTGGCCTCGAAGACCAACGACATCGCGGGTGACGGCACCACCACCGCCACCGTGCTGGCCCAGGCCATCGTCCGCGAAGGCGCCAAGTACGTCGCCGCCGGCATCAACCCGATGGACCTGAAGCGCGGCATCGACCTCGCCACCGCCGCCGCGGTGAAGGACATCATCGCGCGCGCCAAGAAGGTCTCGACCTCCGACGAGGTCGCCCAGGTCGGCACGATCTCCGCCAACGGCGACAAGGAGATCGGCGAGATGATCGCCCACGCCATGCAGAAGGTGGGCAACGAGGGCGTGATCACGGTCGAGGAGGCCAAGACGGCCGAAACCGAGCTCGACGTCGTCGAGGGCATGCAGTTCGACCGCGGCTACCTGTCCCCGTACTTCATCACGAACGCGGAGAAGATGGTCGCCGAGCTCGAGGATCCCTACATCCTGATCCACGAGAAGAAGCTGTCGTCGCTGCAGGCGATGCTGCCGGTGCTCGAGGCCGTGGTGCAGACCGGCAAGCCGCTGCTGATCATCGCCGAGGACATCGAGGGCGAGGCGCTGGCCACCCTCGTGGTGAACAAGCTGCGCGGCGGCCTGAAGGTCGCGGCCGTGAAGGCGCCGGGCTTCGGTGACCGCCGCAAGGCGATGCTCGAGGACATCGCGATCCTGACCAAGGGCCAGATGATCGCCGAGGACCTCGGCATCAAGCTCGAGAACGTGACGCTCGACATGCTCGGCCGCGCCAAGCGGGTGCGCATCGAGAAGGAGAACACCACGATCATCGACGGCGTCGGCGAGAAGACCGACATCGAGGGCCGGATCTCGCAGATCAAGGCGCAGATCGAGGAGACCACCTCGGACTACGACCGCGAGAAGCTGCAGGAGCGCCTGGCCAAGCTCGCGGGCGGCGTCGCGGTGATCCGCGTCGGCGGCGCGACCGAGGTCGAGGTCAAGGAGAAGAAGGACCGTGTCGACGACGCCCTCAACGCCACCCGCGCGGCTGTCGAGGAAGGCATCGTCCCGGGCGGCGGCACTGCACTGCTGCGTGCCAAGAAGGCGGTCGCCGCGCTGAAGAGCGATGTTCCGGACGTCCAGGCCGGCATCAAGATCGTGCTGAAGGCGCTTGAGGCCCCGATCCGTCAGATCGCCCAGAACGCAGGCGTGGAAGGTTCGATCGTCGTCGGCAAGATCACCGACAACACCTCCTCGGAGACCTACGGCTTCAACGCCCAGACCGAAGAGTATGTCGACATGATCCAGGCCGGTATCGTCGATCCGGCCAAGGTCGTCCGTACCGCCCTGCAGGACGCCGCTTCCGTGGCCGGCCTGCTGGTCACCACCGAGGCGATGGTGGCCGACGCGCCGAAGAAGGATGGCGGCGCCCCCGCGATGCCGGGCGGCGGCGGCATGGGCGGCATGGATTTCTAA
- a CDS encoding prephenate dehydrogenase/arogenate dehydrogenase family protein, protein MALRVYDPRPAEADSQTYGAVRTDLIAAARCSVVILAVPVSRLSDVVADIAPHLRSGTLVVDVGSVKMIPVEIMRAGLPAGVEILGTHPLFGPQSAVGGIAGLKIAVCPDTTGRHGRRAAAFLRTVLKLKVIVTTPEAHDREAAAVQGLTHLIARVLVAMEPLPTHMTTRSFSLLMQAVDMVRHDAPEVFEAIERSYPFAADVRQRFFKLAAQVEADLARRNLSAAVEQPPLMTARTSAGP, encoded by the coding sequence ATGGCGCTGCGCGTCTACGATCCACGCCCGGCCGAGGCCGATTCCCAGACCTACGGCGCCGTGCGGACGGACTTGATCGCGGCGGCACGCTGCTCCGTCGTCATCCTGGCCGTTCCGGTATCCCGCCTGTCCGATGTCGTGGCCGACATTGCCCCTCATCTCCGATCGGGAACGCTGGTGGTCGATGTCGGCTCGGTGAAGATGATCCCCGTCGAGATCATGCGGGCGGGATTACCGGCCGGCGTCGAAATCCTGGGAACCCATCCCCTGTTCGGCCCGCAGAGTGCCGTCGGCGGGATCGCGGGACTGAAGATCGCGGTGTGCCCTGACACCACGGGACGGCACGGGCGTCGTGCTGCGGCTTTCCTCCGGACGGTGCTGAAGCTCAAGGTGATCGTCACGACGCCCGAGGCCCACGACCGCGAGGCCGCGGCCGTGCAAGGCCTGACGCATCTGATCGCGCGGGTGCTCGTCGCCATGGAGCCGCTTCCCACTCACATGACCACGCGAAGCTTCTCACTGCTCATGCAAGCGGTCGACATGGTCCGGCACGACGCCCCCGAAGTGTTCGAGGCGATCGAGCGATCCTATCCGTTTGCCGCTGATGTCCGCCAGCGCTTCTTCAAGCTCGCTGCCCAAGTCGAGGCCGATCTCGCACGCAGAAATCTTTCTGCAGCCGTCGAACAGCCGCCCCTCATGACGGCCCGGACTTCCGCGGGACCGTGA
- the fae gene encoding 5,6,7,8-tetrahydromethanopterin hydro-lyase has product MAKITKVQVGEALVGDGNEVAHIDLIIGPRGSPAETAFCNGLVNNKHGFTSLLAVIAPNLPCKPNTLMFNKVTINDARQAVQMFGPAQHGVAKAVQDAVAEGIIPADEADDLFILVGVFIHWEAADDAKIQKYNYEATKLSIQRAVNGEPKASTVTEQRNSAQHPFAAN; this is encoded by the coding sequence ATGGCGAAGATCACCAAGGTTCAGGTTGGCGAAGCCCTCGTCGGCGACGGCAACGAAGTCGCTCACATCGACCTGATCATCGGACCGCGCGGCTCGCCCGCCGAGACGGCTTTCTGCAACGGCCTCGTGAACAACAAGCACGGCTTCACCAGCCTGCTCGCGGTCATCGCGCCGAACCTGCCGTGCAAGCCGAACACCCTGATGTTCAACAAGGTCACCATCAACGACGCCCGTCAGGCCGTCCAGATGTTCGGCCCGGCCCAGCACGGCGTTGCCAAGGCCGTCCAGGATGCCGTCGCCGAAGGCATCATCCCGGCCGATGAGGCCGACGACCTGTTCATCCTGGTCGGCGTGTTCATCCACTGGGAAGCGGCCGACGACGCCAAGATCCAGAAGTACAACTACGAGGCCACCAAGCTCTCGATCCAGCGCGCCGTGAACGGCGAGCCGAAGGCTTCGACCGTCACCGAGCAGCGCAACTCGGCTCAGCACCCCTTCGCCGCCAATTAG